The following is a genomic window from Cryptosporangium minutisporangium.
GGAAGCAATACTGGCGCATCTGGAAGACCTGGAGGATTATTATCTTTCAGCAGAAACTGCTGCACGCGTTCGCCGTGGTGATGAAGCAGTGCATTCGTCTGAAGACGTGAGGAAGTCACTTGGTCTGGACGATTAACTATTCCGATCGGGCGCTCAAATCGTTACGCAAGATGGACAA
Proteins encoded in this region:
- the relB gene encoding type II toxin-antitoxin system RelB family antitoxin, coding for MLAIRLSDEIESRLDSLAKQTGRTKTFYAREAILAHLEDLEDYYLSAETAARVRRGDEAVHSSEDVRKSLGLDD